The genomic window ACAAACAAATATTAAGCCTAATCCTTAATCGCAATCTGACTTTGATGTCGCATTTGAAGttgacttctctctgtgtaaataGGGTCTATGTTTCACTATGACATAGTCAATGATTGTTTGTTTTATCCATTGTTAGTAACTACCAGATGGcagtgaatgggctattccatttaaaatccacactacccctgtggaagattttggaaatatctgccactgggggagtatgaatttcaaatggaataaacacattaggcagctccatttgaatttcatacaccctctgagaaagattccacctgaatcttcccctgagggagagtgagtttcaaatggagctgctaatatgttaattccatttgaaattcatactccctctgtggaagattattccaaaatcatccacaggggtagtgtggcttttaaatggaatagcccaataccctTGAAATGAAGATCCGTGTCCATGTATCCTATCAAGCATATTATAACTTGCTTaatttacaaaatcaaatcaaacacaCAACTTACTTGACGTCGAACATAGGGTCTTTGCTTACAACCTCAATGCCAGGCCTCTGTGTCAACTTCTGATTTGGATGTAAATTCTTCTTGCTTACTTTCTTCTCcttctctttttccttctttttaaCTGACTTGGCTTTCTTTAATTTGGCCTTCTTGACCTTTGTTGCGACCTTGGCCGCCTTCTTTGTCTTCTTTGTGGCTTTGGCATTGTTGGGTGTAGCAGCGGGCGTTCTGCGTGGTCTCCCCTTTTGACCACCTGAAAAATGTACCAGAGTGAAAAAAATTACAACCTATATCTCCAGTAATCATGGTACATGAATATTGTTACCATCAAACATCACCAACATATCATACAGGGCGAGTCAAAAAATGCTCAAAAGGCAAAGAAGGTTTCTTTTGGGGGGATTTTCTGGGAACCCATGTTACATTCGGGGTACCTGGAGGTAACCCCTACTGGGACTAGTTTGAAGTAAAAATGTACCCCTATTTGTATAAAAACATACCCCTAGCAGAACTAGTTTTTGCCTGGTGTTTCGGTGGAAAACTGCTCCCCCACCACCATGACAATTATTGTACCAGAAATgacttttcaaagaaaaaaaagtcagactttgttctattttttatccaaaattccaaaaaataagATACTTGGGCATGGAATCGGAAAATTTGATACTCTTTGGAGACTAGAAGAAGTGAATTTGCTATCCCAAGTGGGACTAGAAGACCTTCTTTGTCTTCTTTGTGGCTTTGGCATTGTTGGGTGTAGCAGCAGGCGTTCTGCGTGGTCTCCCCTTTTGACCACCTGAAAAATGTACCAGAGTGAAAAAAATTACAACCTATATCTCCAGTAATCATGGTACATGAATATTGTTACCATCAAACATCACCAACATATCATACAAGGCGAGTCAAAAAAATGCTCAAAAGGCAAAGAAGGTTTCTTTTGGGGGGATTTTCTGGGAACCCATGTTACATTCGGGGTACCTGGAGGTAACCCCTACTGGGACTAGTTTGAAGTAAAAATGTACCCCTATTTGTATAAAAACATACCCCTAGCAGAACTAGTTTTTGCCGGGTGTTTCGGTggaaaaatacccccccccccaccatgacAATTATTGTACCAGAAATgacttttcaaagaaaaaagtcagactttgttctattttttatccaaaattccaaaaaataagATACTTGGGCATGGAATCGGAAAATTTGATACTCTTTGGAGACTAGAAGAAGTGAATTTGCTATCCCAAGTGGGACTAGAAGAGACTTGTCTGGCAAGAACATAAAGAACAAACATATCAAACTAACCTGTTCCTTTTGTTGCCTCTTGTTTGGCTTGTTTCAAAGCTGACTTTGTTTTCAGTTGGACGGTAGCAATTGGTTTCACACGTGACGACCTCTCTTGCCTTTCATGACCTTCATGACCTTTTGAGGATGTTCTTGGCTGTTGAAGTGGATGGTTTATCGTCTTCATCTTCGGATTCGATTCTTCATCACCTCGTGAGGTGTCAAGCTCCATTGTGAGTATGGGAGGAAGAGctgaataaaaatgtcaaaaatgtgttaCATTGGTTATCGTGATTACCACTGTCTACTCATGAGTTTAAcaattttcacacattttgcaGAAGACTCACACATTTGAGAATTAAGATACTTCCAACTATACATGtaggtacaggctgtatcaaaatgattggtacccatcaattccgatgtttattgaaaagcctgcctctttcaaatgcaacattggatactcttgaaatgtgtagaatgtatagtttatgacttgttttgcAATTAATCTACATACAAAGTATTGGGATCTGATATGTTggattttgatgtgtcagactcatcaatgaaaactgatgtcACCTATCATTTTGTTACAACTCtaggtacaggctgtatcaaaatgattggtacccatcaattccgatgtttattgaaaagcctgcctctttcaaatgcaacattggatactcttgaaatgtgtagaatgtatagtttatgacttgttttgcAATTAATCTACATACAAAGTATTGGGATCTGATATGTTggattttgatgtgtcagactcatcaatgaaaactgatgtcACCTATCATTTTGTTACAACTCtaggtacaggctgtatcaaaatgattggtacccatcaattccgatgtttattgaaaagcctgcctctttcaaatgcaacattggatactcttgaaatgtgtagaatgtatagtttatgacttgttttgcAATTAATCTACATGTACAAAGTATTGGGATGTTATTTTGAATTCTGATGTGTCAGagtcatccattatcaatgaaaactgatgggtaccaatcagttTGTTACAACATGTCTACCTCCATCTTATCCAATACAAAAGGCAATGCCTCAAATTTGATGTATATTCATAAATTGATTCCCGCAAAGACTCACGCTGCATTGCACTTGAGTGAATAAGAATTGATTTTAACTAGCTCATGATTCATCTCAATAATTAAAAACAGTCTTTAATATACAAAAGACAACATCTGAAGGTAGGTACTTTCAATCTTGTGTACGCGCTGCTTCCAAATTTGGAAACAATGGTTAACATACGAACCCTAGCTCCTCTTCAAAAAGGAATACAACATGGAAAATTGTGATTGCAGAACACACAGATGCAAAATAAAGCACTTTTCAGaattggcaaaaactgttttgtcattttgttatttatttgactgtgagattaaagccatattataacatttgctgaggaggatgcccttactgattttttaaaattaattgttttacacgattatattgtacttaattaaaccaatataccctgcaaaaatcaagattctaggtgctgtagttttgtcaaaatccgagattttgaataaaacgacggaaccggcgttttattattacaatggaattattagtcgaacgcatacatgatgttcataacacacagtacagtacaacaaagggtcgtaccataacacgactgaaggagtggtacgtattggcgacatatgtgctggtagtaaattggcgacatatgcgctggtagtaaattccgtagttgttcggctcaaaaataaaaggggatatatctgatagtaaaaactaacattttatggcaaagaaatgctaatctattttgtatgaaaatgttataatattgctttaagtataTTCTATTAAGTACAGAAAGTGGAAAGGGAAAAAAATCTG from Amphiura filiformis chromosome 5, Afil_fr2py, whole genome shotgun sequence includes these protein-coding regions:
- the LOC140152324 gene encoding uncharacterized protein, which gives rise to MRQFYVCQTQQNVYKTTKSFKVQWLELKTAPDLFEMSYYDSVEAGAVLTEVRIEKAKEKNLWRLLAIDIERVEKILELAKKKEKGEWDENQALPPILTMELDTSRGDEESNPKMKTINHPLQQPRTSSKGHEGHERQERSSRVKPIATVQLKTKSALKQAKQEATKGTGGQKGRPRRTPAATPNNAKATKKTKKVF